Genomic window (Streptomyces sp. TG1A-60):
CGCCCAGGCCCTGCTGCTCGGCGCCCGCGTCATCGTCGCCGACGAGCCCACCACCGGCCAGGACGCCCTGACCAAGAACCGCATCGTCGACCAGCTGGCGGCCGTCGCGGCACGCGGCATCGCCGTCGTCCTGCTCAGCCACGACCTGGACGTCGTACGCGCACTCGCCGACGACGTGATCGTCATGCGGGCGGGCCGGGTCGTCGAGTCGGGCCCGGCACCACGCGTCTGGCTTGCGCCCCAGCATGAATGGACCCGCGAACTACTCAGCGAACAGCCGCAGTTCCCGGAACCGGACAGTTCGACCGGCACCGAGCAACCCGCCCTGCGGATACGCGACCTCACCGCCCGCCACCACGACGGCGCACACGGCACGACCGTGGTGCTACGCACCCCCCGACTGGACCTGCACCCGGGCGAATGCCTGGCCGTCGTCGGCCGCTCCGGCAGCGGCAAGACCACCCTCGCCCGCTGCCTCGCCGGCCTCCACCGCGACCACGACGGAGAGCTCCTCCTCGACGGCACGCCACTGCCCCACAGCCTGCGCAACCGCAGCCGCACGCACCTCGCAGCCGTGCAGTACGTCTTCCAGGACGCACGCGCCGCCTTCGACGAACACCGCCCCGTACTCCACCAGGTCGCCCGCACCGCGATCCGCCTGCGCGGCACCGACGCGGACACCGCGACACGGGAAGCCCTGACCACCCTCACCCGCCTCGGCCTCCCCGGGGACCTGGTCCACCGGCGCCCCGGTCAGCTCTCCGGCGGCGAACTCCAGCGTGCCGCCCTCGCCCGCGCCCTGCTCGCCCACCCCCGCGTCCTCATCTGCGACGAGATCACCTCCGGCCTCGACACGATCACCCGCCGGGGCATCCTCGGCATCCTCACGACACTGGTCCGCGACCGCGACGACCTGTCCCTGGTACTGATCACCCACGACCTGGACACTGCGGCCCTCGCCCACCGCATCGCCGTCCTGGACGCCGGCGAACTCGTCGAACAGGGCCCTGCCCAGCGCATCCTGACCACCCCGAAGCACCCGTTCACCATCTCGCTCATGGAAACCACGGCACGCCTGGCAGCCGGAACGGGCACCTGACCGGCACACGTGCGCCCCGCCTCCATCAGGTGGCGTCGCTGCGGCTGTCCGTGGCCACCCTGCCTCTTCGAGCGTGACCAGGGTGCGTTGCACCGGCCGAGCGGAAGGTCTGCCGGCAGCCGCGCGTGGGACATACCAAGCGTCGCACCCGCACCACCACCCGCCGTCCGTCGACCGGCACGTCGGCCACCGTCCGCAGGTGAGATCCGTGCACCCGCCCCGACGACGCGCCGCACACCGGACGGACCGCGGTGCCCTGCGGAGTCCGTGCCCGCACCACGATCCGCTCGCCTTCGCCGGCCACATCCTCTATAACCAGCGGGGAAAGACCCGAAAACACCGTCTGCACAAGCTCGTTGACATCCTTCACGCGAGTGTCAACGAGCCTAACGACTCTCCGTCACCACCGAATGTGAGACAGGGCCAATCGTTCGGTGTAACTCCCGATCAGTGCCGGTCGAGCGTGCGTATGTCTGCACCGCCGACGCGATGCACTCCCGACCCGTGGCACCCGCGGAACGCTCCTCCGCCGAACTCCTCCTGAGCGGACGTAGGCACGCCCTCGCCCGGGCTACCGCTTCTCGTACGGATTCTCCGGCTGCCGCACACGCTTCGAGGAGGTGCCGTCGAGGACCGGCGGCCAAGCCTCCTCCGATCCGAGCTTGCCCTTGGGGCGCCAGGTGCCGGTGACCGTCACCCAGGCGTCGGTGGGAGGTGCGTCCAGGCCACGGATCTCGATCTTGCCGGGACGCGCGTCGGCCGCGCAGCAGGACATGAGCAGGCGGGTCAGGTGCCAGGCGTCGCCGTCTTTGGTGACGAACCCGGTCATCCGAATCGTGCGGCCCGTCAACGTCCTGCCGCTGTCGTACATCGCGCGGGAGGTGAACTCGGCGAGCGTCAGATCGACCGGATCACCCTTGGGCAGTGCGGGGAACGTGCCGATGCCCTGGGCCGCGTATTCGGATGCCGCCCGGTCGGCGCTGTAAGAGCCGAGCGCGGGCGGCGGGAGGAGGAGCAGGACGAGAGCGGGGACGGTGAGCAACCAGGCGACGCTGAGGCCCTGGCTGTGGTCGTGGTCCTCGCCGTGGTGATCCTGCTCGTGCATGTGGTCCGCATCCTCCGCATCCGCGGCGGCGTCTCCGGCCGATCGGGCGGCCACGACCGCCGCCACCAGCCCGAGCACCAGCAGCAGCGCGCCCGAGGCGATCAGATAAGGCCGCAGCCCAGGCTGGACGTACCGCAGATACAGCTCACTGAAGAGCGAGATCCGCAGCACTGCCGCGCCGCAGAGGATCAGCACCAGCGCCTGACCGTAGCGCCTCACAGCAACCACCACCCCACGAGCACACTGCTCACCACCGCGACCACCCAGGTCGCGGCGGAGAACCGCACCGCGAAAGCCCTTCCGAACGTGCCCGTCTGCAGCGCGATCAGCTTCAGGTCGACCATGGGCCCGACGACCATGAACGTCAGCCGCGCCGTCGGCGAGAATCCGCTCAGCGAGGCCGCGACGAAGGCGTCCGCCTCGCTGCACACGCACAGCACCACGGCCAGTACGGCGAGGAGGAGGACGGAGAGCCAGGGCGAACCGGTGAACACGTCGAGCACGGACCGTGGCACGGCGATGTCGAAGGTGGCCGCAGCCGCCGCGCCGACCACGAGAAAGCCGCCCGCGTGCAGGAAGTCGTGCTGGAGTCCGGCACCGAAGGTCGCCCAACTCGAGCCGCTCCTCACCGCGGTACGCCGCTTCGGCAGCCGCAGCAACTCCTCCTTGCCGAACCGCACCCACAGCCAGCCCATGACGACGGCTGTGGCGAGCGAGGCGACCAGGCGGGCGGCGACCATCGCCGGGTTGCCGGGGAAGGCGATGGAAGTCGCGATCAGCACCACGGGGTTGATCGCAGGCGCGGAGAGCAGGAAGGTCAGCGCTGCCGCCGGGGCGACCCCGCGCCGCATCAGGCTGCCGGCCACCGGGACGGATGCGCACTCGCAGCCCGGCAGTACGACGC
Coding sequences:
- a CDS encoding ATP-binding cassette domain-containing protein, coding for MNHENDTTADPVAEIRDLRVEIDGRAIVDGVSLKALPGKVTALVGASGSGKTTTGLALLGEYPPGAHVTGDVRLTADGLAGYIPQHPAAVLNPARRIAALLTDIARAQVSHLPLGQRRSAARERVLHALVEAQLPDAEALLRRYPHQLSGGQQQRVVLAQALLLGARVIVADEPTTGQDALTKNRIVDQLAAVAARGIAVVLLSHDLDVVRALADDVIVMRAGRVVESGPAPRVWLAPQHEWTRELLSEQPQFPEPDSSTGTEQPALRIRDLTARHHDGAHGTTVVLRTPRLDLHPGECLAVVGRSGSGKTTLARCLAGLHRDHDGELLLDGTPLPHSLRNRSRTHLAAVQYVFQDARAAFDEHRPVLHQVARTAIRLRGTDADTATREALTTLTRLGLPGDLVHRRPGQLSGGELQRAALARALLAHPRVLICDEITSGLDTITRRGILGILTTLVRDRDDLSLVLITHDLDTAALAHRIAVLDAGELVEQGPAQRILTTPKHPFTISLMETTARLAAGTGT
- a CDS encoding TIGR03943 family protein is translated as MRRYGQALVLILCGAAVLRISLFSELYLRYVQPGLRPYLIASGALLLVLGLVAAVVAARSAGDAAADAEDADHMHEQDHHGEDHDHSQGLSVAWLLTVPALVLLLLPPPALGSYSADRAASEYAAQGIGTFPALPKGDPVDLTLAEFTSRAMYDSGRTLTGRTIRMTGFVTKDGDAWHLTRLLMSCCAADARPGKIEIRGLDAPPTDAWVTVTGTWRPKGKLGSEEAWPPVLDGTSSKRVRQPENPYEKR
- a CDS encoding permease — its product is MADGFWLVTRTLVHVVLGGLALVAIATVGSVLGPVVALDLYTPAVSAWWTVFTAVVVQGVPFLLLGTLVSAAIGAFVPESVFTRLLPRNPALAVPVAGAAGVVLPGCECASVPVAGSLMRRGVAPAAALTFLLSAPAINPVVLIATSIAFPGNPAMVAARLVASLATAVVMGWLWVRFGKEELLRLPKRRTAVRSGSSWATFGAGLQHDFLHAGGFLVVGAAAAATFDIAVPRSVLDVFTGSPWLSVLLLAVLAVVLCVCSEADAFVAASLSGFSPTARLTFMVVGPMVDLKLIALQTGTFGRAFAVRFSAATWVVAVVSSVLVGWWLL